The Chryseobacterium aureum genome contains a region encoding:
- a CDS encoding DNA cytosine methyltransferase, with amino-acid sequence MKILNLYACLGGNRYKWDEVAKAAGIEIQVTAVELDPELARLYKERFPNDIVIVADAHQYLLDHYKEFDFIWSSPPCPTHSKMKKSQTNNGNHKPEYPSMMLYEEILFLSHFFKGKYCVENVIPYYEPLIEAQKRGRHLYWCNFKLPDSLNDRRVENFIHTKLDNLSKFHEFDFKILLNFNRFTQSGNKPGIRIEKIARNLVDYEAGRTIFECVLQKEPKRIINSLFDDEYLTL; translated from the coding sequence ATGAAAATACTTAATCTTTATGCCTGCTTAGGAGGAAATAGATACAAGTGGGATGAAGTAGCTAAGGCTGCAGGAATTGAAATTCAGGTAACAGCTGTTGAATTAGATCCGGAACTTGCAAGATTGTATAAGGAAAGGTTTCCTAACGATATTGTGATAGTTGCAGATGCTCATCAATATTTATTAGATCATTACAAAGAGTTTGATTTTATATGGAGTTCGCCGCCATGTCCTACTCATTCTAAGATGAAAAAAAGTCAAACAAATAATGGCAATCACAAACCGGAATATCCATCAATGATGCTTTATGAAGAAATTTTGTTCTTATCTCATTTTTTCAAAGGAAAGTATTGTGTTGAGAATGTAATTCCATATTACGAACCATTGATTGAAGCGCAAAAAAGAGGCAGACATCTGTACTGGTGTAATTTCAAACTTCCAGATAGTTTAAACGACAGACGGGTGGAAAATTTTATTCATACAAAACTGGATAATCTTTCAAAATTTCATGAGTTTGATTTTAAGATACTCTTGAATTTTAACAGATTTACACAATCGGGAAATAAACCAGGTATAAGAATTGAAAAAATAGCCCGAAACCTCGTAGACTATGAAGCTGGAAGAACAATTTTTGAATGTGTATTGCAAAAAGAGCCTAAACGCATTATTAACAGTCTATTTGATGACGAATATTTGACACTATAA
- a CDS encoding nucleoside triphosphate pyrophosphohydrolase family protein — protein sequence MEYSKAKEIYQKAIDTWGEKAQLEMLQEESTELALATRKYVRMPNNDNMTALASEVADVKIMLEQLVIMVPDIIHMSNDWYDIKMERLDKRLNAKSFED from the coding sequence ATGGAATACTCAAAAGCAAAAGAAATTTACCAAAAAGCAATTGATACATGGGGAGAAAAAGCCCAGTTAGAAATGCTACAAGAAGAAAGCACTGAATTAGCGCTTGCCACAAGAAAGTATGTAAGAATGCCTAATAACGATAACATGACTGCTCTGGCTTCGGAAGTGGCAGATGTTAAAATAATGCTTGAGCAATTAGTAATTATGGTTCCAGATATTATACACATGTCAAATGACTGGTACGATATTAAGATGGAAAGACTTGATAAAAGATTAAATGCAAAGAGTTTTGAAGATTAA